In one Pirellulales bacterium genomic region, the following are encoded:
- the rplD gene encoding 50S ribosomal protein L4 yields the protein MASLTVYDRTGKEVGTYDIDPTDLAPRINKQLLHDAVVMYQSNLRLGTAQTKSRGMVAGTTKKMYRQKGTGNARAGSRRSGIRRGGGHIFAKSPRDWSYRLPRKALQLATRMALASKLRDGQITVVDELKFDAPKTRDMTAIIGALKHEGRSLLVATAAHDANVYKSARNIPNVSVVPVGDLNAWLVLRPSQLLVTKTALDKIKEQAKALNGARQAETESA from the coding sequence ATGGCCAGCTTGACAGTTTACGATCGAACGGGCAAAGAAGTCGGAACCTACGACATCGATCCGACGGATCTCGCTCCGCGCATCAATAAGCAGTTGCTGCACGATGCCGTGGTGATGTATCAGTCGAATTTGCGGCTGGGGACGGCGCAGACCAAGAGCCGCGGGATGGTGGCCGGCACGACGAAAAAGATGTATCGCCAGAAGGGGACGGGCAATGCCCGGGCGGGCTCGCGTCGCAGCGGCATCCGTCGGGGCGGCGGCCACATTTTCGCCAAATCGCCCCGCGATTGGAGCTACCGCCTCCCGCGCAAGGCCTTGCAACTGGCCACACGCATGGCGCTGGCGTCGAAGCTTCGCGACGGACAGATCACGGTGGTCGATGAATTGAAGTTCGACGCCCCGAAAACTCGCGACATGACGGCCATCATCGGCGCCTTGAAGCACGAGGGCCGCTCGCTGCTGGTGGCCACCGCGGCGCACGATGCGAATGTTTACAAATCGGCCCGGAATATTCCGAATGTCAGCGTCGTTCCGGTCGGCGATTTGAATGCCTGGCTCGTGCTTCGGCCATCGCAATTGCTGGTGACCAAGACCGCGCTGGACAAGATCAAAGAGCAAGCCAAAGCCCTGAACGGCGCCCGGCAAGCCGAGACCGAAAGTGCATGA
- the rplW gene encoding 50S ribosomal protein L23, whose translation MTHQLTPAMHETAAEGKLHLVPHQIILRPLVTEKGVHRSTRHNAYAFEVNKLANKRDVHRAVEELFNVKVVRVNIQNRRGKPRRSRFHAGRTNDWKKAVVTLDSESRINFF comes from the coding sequence ATGACACACCAATTGACGCCGGCGATGCATGAGACGGCCGCCGAAGGCAAGCTGCACTTGGTGCCGCATCAGATCATCCTTCGTCCGCTGGTGACCGAGAAGGGCGTGCATCGCTCGACACGGCACAATGCGTATGCGTTCGAGGTGAATAAGCTGGCGAACAAGCGCGACGTGCATCGGGCCGTCGAGGAATTGTTCAACGTCAAGGTGGTTCGAGTGAATATTCAAAACCGCCGCGGCAAGCCCCGCCGCAGCCGTTTTCATGCCGGCCGAACCAACGACTGGAAGAAAGCGGTGGTAACGCTCGATTCGGAATCGCGGATCAATTTCTTTTAA
- a CDS encoding SDR family oxidoreductase, giving the protein MRNVLVTGGAGFIGSHVAEALVQRGDRVRVLDNLSTGKLSNLATVRDRIEFIEADLNDEAALGRAVAGVDCIFHEAALASVPRSVERPLETNAACVSGTLALLDAASRANVRRIVYAGSSSAYGDQPSTSKRETDLPLPISPYGAAKIAAELYCHAYAAMRKIETVTLRYFNVFGPRQDPNSEYSAVIPKFITILLSGKQPTVFGDGLQSRDFTFVGDVVAGNLLAAEAPGVSGRVINLAAGRSVTLLDLLDVLSRLLGTPAKPQFAPPRPGDVRESLADITLARQLLRYEPRVSFEEGLRRSIDYYQSEFLKVAK; this is encoded by the coding sequence ATGCGAAATGTTCTCGTGACCGGCGGGGCGGGTTTTATCGGGTCGCATGTCGCCGAAGCTTTGGTTCAGCGCGGCGACCGCGTGCGCGTGCTCGATAATCTGTCGACCGGCAAGCTTTCCAATCTCGCCACGGTGCGCGATCGGATTGAATTCATCGAGGCCGACTTGAACGACGAGGCCGCCCTCGGCCGAGCCGTTGCCGGAGTGGATTGCATCTTTCACGAAGCCGCGCTGGCGTCGGTGCCGCGAAGCGTCGAACGGCCGTTGGAGACGAATGCCGCGTGCGTCAGCGGGACGCTTGCGCTCTTGGACGCGGCCAGCCGAGCGAATGTGCGGCGAATCGTCTACGCCGGCTCGAGCAGCGCCTACGGCGATCAGCCGTCGACCTCGAAGCGCGAAACCGATCTGCCGCTGCCGATCTCGCCTTACGGGGCCGCAAAAATCGCCGCCGAACTCTATTGCCATGCGTATGCGGCGATGCGAAAGATCGAAACCGTTACGCTCCGCTATTTCAACGTGTTCGGCCCGCGGCAAGATCCCAACAGCGAATACTCGGCCGTCATACCGAAGTTCATCACGATCCTGCTATCGGGCAAGCAGCCCACCGTGTTCGGCGATGGCCTGCAATCGCGCGATTTCACATTTGTCGGGGATGTCGTGGCCGGCAATTTGTTGGCAGCAGAAGCGCCGGGCGTGTCGGGGCGCGTGATCAATCTGGCCGCGGGGCGAAGCGTGACGCTCTTGGACTTGCTCGACGTGCTCTCGCGCTTGCTCGGCACGCCGGCCAAGCCGCAATTCGCCCCGCCGCGGCCCGGCGATGTGCGCGAAAGTCTTGCCGATATTACGCTCGCTCGGCAATTGCTGCGCTACGAGCCGCGAGTGAGCTTCGAGGAAGGTTTGCGGCGCTCGATCGATTACTACCAAAGTGAATTTCTCAAAGTCGCCAAATAG
- a CDS encoding C25 family cysteine peptidase, with amino-acid sequence MKNRYRLYLALVCVAGTALAGVRVAVAETVAVHAEADFAPPAKALVLRLDRQQWQTLTAACITPVFYNHGGSVPLILDDGTSNPEVAIPATSASVKDFGPDAQAATAAIARKYWKKAETVFAVADYEHALWIVPSASLLSAPILVNPDAATLKALGTTKAVVVGSIKIPNVEVVALDGKEAVWKFQLRLMNELKIPCDYVIATNPTDTADKLDPNVQWPYLSLASAPLAAYRHAIVQTGNYTGDRQKLNDLGVSLGDQADAEKLASVMPVMKRLKADCRAAAKYLISNGQKPRFLAMVGGSKALPHYYIDLHAKYTFWSLSIDYVPSDTPYATLRADVDFTHFVKPDLAVGRIMADNIHDASLMLVKTFFRKQYLPGGRYASLAPQGWEKRAIVLDGHRLNQPDEGGPDASPHEPFHPAGEVAHEFAKAGLAASYVFPRDETNPQSTGLKAPDLFHSTSDYGFVQYVAHGDPPYLRIESGRTGKDLKNYLATGAEYRKRLNFKAPTVAYVIGCNVGTVNANFRTNAEYLPPAAIHAGLIAYMAPNKCQSICFWRYAPKGVGADQAILFWDNFLMKKMTVGEALLEAKWQAYQRWAPKQSADQSSKDSNNCIEIDAPSLVLFGDPALTLAD; translated from the coding sequence ATGAAGAATCGCTACCGTTTGTACCTCGCACTCGTATGCGTTGCCGGCACCGCTCTTGCCGGAGTCCGCGTCGCAGTCGCTGAAACCGTAGCCGTCCACGCCGAAGCCGACTTCGCGCCGCCGGCCAAGGCGCTGGTGCTTAGGCTCGACCGCCAGCAGTGGCAGACATTGACGGCGGCCTGCATCACGCCAGTGTTTTATAATCACGGCGGGTCCGTTCCTCTCATCCTTGACGACGGAACTTCAAACCCCGAGGTGGCAATTCCTGCCACCTCCGCGTCGGTGAAAGACTTCGGCCCCGATGCCCAGGCGGCCACAGCGGCAATCGCCCGAAAATATTGGAAAAAGGCGGAAACCGTCTTCGCCGTCGCGGATTACGAGCACGCGCTTTGGATCGTGCCGAGCGCTTCTCTGCTTTCAGCGCCGATCCTGGTGAATCCCGACGCGGCCACACTCAAAGCCCTGGGCACGACGAAAGCCGTCGTGGTCGGCAGCATTAAAATTCCGAATGTGGAAGTCGTGGCGCTCGACGGCAAGGAGGCGGTCTGGAAATTTCAGTTGAGACTCATGAACGAATTGAAAATTCCCTGCGATTACGTGATCGCCACCAATCCCACCGACACCGCCGATAAACTCGATCCAAACGTGCAATGGCCGTATCTGTCGCTGGCCAGCGCGCCCTTGGCGGCCTATCGCCACGCGATCGTGCAGACGGGCAACTACACGGGTGATCGGCAGAAGCTGAATGATCTGGGCGTGAGCCTGGGCGATCAAGCCGACGCGGAAAAACTGGCGTCGGTGATGCCGGTGATGAAGCGGCTCAAAGCCGATTGCCGCGCGGCGGCCAAATATCTGATTAGCAACGGCCAGAAACCGCGCTTCCTGGCGATGGTGGGCGGTTCCAAGGCGCTGCCGCATTACTACATCGATCTGCACGCGAAATATACGTTTTGGAGCCTTTCCATCGATTATGTGCCTTCGGACACGCCTTACGCCACGCTCCGGGCTGACGTGGATTTCACGCATTTCGTCAAGCCGGACCTGGCCGTCGGGCGCATCATGGCCGACAACATTCATGACGCGTCGCTGATGCTTGTCAAAACGTTTTTCCGCAAGCAGTATTTGCCAGGCGGTCGGTACGCTAGCCTGGCGCCGCAGGGATGGGAGAAAAGGGCGATCGTGCTCGACGGGCACCGCCTGAATCAGCCCGACGAGGGTGGTCCTGATGCCTCTCCGCACGAGCCGTTTCATCCAGCAGGCGAAGTGGCACACGAATTTGCCAAGGCCGGCTTGGCCGCGAGCTATGTCTTTCCCAGGGATGAAACCAATCCGCAAAGCACTGGCCTGAAGGCGCCCGACCTGTTCCATTCCACAAGCGACTATGGATTCGTTCAGTATGTCGCGCACGGCGATCCGCCTTATCTGCGGATCGAATCGGGAAGAACCGGCAAGGATCTGAAAAACTATCTGGCAACCGGGGCCGAGTACCGCAAGCGATTGAACTTCAAGGCGCCAACGGTCGCCTACGTAATCGGGTGCAACGTCGGAACGGTGAACGCCAATTTCCGGACGAACGCGGAATACCTGCCCCCCGCGGCGATTCACGCCGGTTTGATCGCCTACATGGCGCCCAACAAATGCCAGTCGATCTGCTTTTGGCGCTATGCGCCCAAGGGCGTCGGGGCGGATCAAGCAATTCTATTCTGGGACAATTTCCTCATGAAGAAGATGACCGTTGGCGAGGCGCTGCTGGAAGCCAAATGGCAGGCATATCAGCGTTGGGCGCCCAAGCAAAGCGCGGATCAGTCGAGCAAAGACTCGAATAATTGCATCGAGATCGACGCGCCTTCCCTGGTGTTGTTCGGCGACCCGGCTCTGACCTTGGCCGACTGA
- the rpsJ gene encoding 30S ribosomal protein S10 — MIRIRMEAYDHSVLDQSAAEIVDTAKRTNSEVHGPIPLPTRIERYTVLSSPHVDKKARQQFEIRTHKRLIDIVQATAKTIEALNKLSLPAGVDIKIKASGRH, encoded by the coding sequence ATGATTCGCATCCGGATGGAGGCGTACGACCACTCCGTGCTCGATCAAAGCGCGGCGGAAATCGTCGACACCGCCAAGCGGACGAATTCGGAAGTGCATGGTCCGATTCCGTTGCCCACTCGGATCGAGCGCTACACGGTGCTTTCCAGTCCACACGTGGACAAGAAGGCCCGGCAGCAGTTCGAGATTCGCACACACAAGCGGCTGATCGATATCGTGCAGGCGACAGCCAAAACGATCGAAGCGTTGAACAAGTTGAGTTTGCCGGCGGGGGTGGATATCAAGATCAAGGCCAGCGGCCGACATTAG
- the rplC gene encoding 50S ribosomal protein L3: MTQIFDEAGAAIPVTVVEAGPCHVLQLRTKDRDGYEAVQLGYLDKPRRLASRAQRGQVARLDSKRAKAQAKAGVEPLAKADCEPKRFVGELRGPIEGFSVGQLLKVDIFKEITAVDVTGTSKGRGTSGVMRRHNFKGQRATHGVKKVHRHGGGTSMNTFPARVFKGKRMAGRYGNERTTNRNLKLVRIDSEHNLLLIRGAVPGPNGGYVFVKQSNKM, from the coding sequence ATGACTCAGATTTTTGACGAAGCCGGAGCCGCCATTCCGGTGACCGTGGTCGAGGCCGGGCCGTGCCACGTGCTGCAATTGCGCACGAAGGACCGAGACGGATACGAAGCGGTGCAGTTGGGCTATCTCGACAAACCCCGCCGCCTTGCCAGCCGCGCCCAGCGTGGCCAAGTCGCCCGCTTGGATAGCAAGCGTGCCAAGGCTCAAGCCAAAGCTGGCGTCGAGCCTCTCGCCAAAGCGGATTGCGAGCCGAAACGGTTTGTCGGCGAGCTGCGCGGTCCGATCGAGGGCTTTTCCGTCGGCCAATTGCTGAAGGTCGACATTTTCAAAGAAATCACGGCGGTCGACGTCACCGGCACGAGCAAAGGCCGCGGCACGTCGGGCGTCATGCGGCGGCACAATTTCAAAGGCCAGCGAGCCACCCACGGCGTGAAAAAGGTGCACCGCCACGGCGGCGGAACCAGCATGAACACGTTTCCCGCGCGTGTGTTCAAGGGCAAACGCATGGCCGGCCGCTACGGCAACGAACGGACCACGAATCGCAATTTGAAGCTGGTGCGGATCGACTCCGAGCACAATCTGCTATTGATTCGCGGCGCCGTGCCCGGCCCCAACGGCGGATACGTATTCGTGAAGCAATCGAACAAGATGTAG
- a CDS encoding PQQ-binding-like beta-propeller repeat protein: protein MATPAFSWMLAFAMVVVCSGAPPAEQTADSSRAPAPAATSFNDGGRTAAKSPASVVPAAPPTKAAGSDWSCFRGPRCGVSSWNNAPLDWDGSTARGVVWKTPLATSCTSSPVVWRNHIYITEANHDERAVVAFDTENGRQLWRQVVPDGGGGEALPSVADSALALPTPACDADGVCALFGTGDLACFSHDGKLRWKNFLQRPVIGYGHASSPAIWNKMVFIQLDWQENGKVLCLDGTSGKTIWERQRSRGASWSSPIVIPEADGSPIWVANANGSITGFDKKGQVVWDLDGVTGQVAPSPTWADNRLYLLNVGSSLMCYGGATNPKLLWQYKKGLSETSSPLVTHGLLFMAVTPGSLVCLDATTGEQQWKQRAPGAYASLVGSGDRVYCMGRDGTTLVVAAERTFRQIALCELSDGADATPAMADGRMFIRSNHFLWCLGTKKLQ from the coding sequence ATGGCAACACCTGCTTTCTCCTGGATGCTCGCGTTTGCGATGGTCGTCGTTTGCTCGGGCGCGCCGCCGGCCGAACAAACCGCCGATTCCAGCCGCGCGCCTGCGCCGGCAGCAACCAGTTTCAATGACGGCGGGCGAACCGCCGCGAAGAGCCCGGCGTCAGTGGTGCCGGCGGCGCCCCCAACGAAGGCCGCCGGGAGCGACTGGAGCTGTTTTCGCGGTCCCAGGTGCGGCGTGTCGAGTTGGAACAACGCGCCGCTCGATTGGGACGGCAGCACCGCTCGCGGCGTGGTCTGGAAAACACCGCTGGCGACGTCATGCACAAGTTCGCCGGTCGTCTGGAGGAATCACATCTACATCACGGAAGCGAATCACGATGAGCGTGCGGTCGTTGCGTTCGATACCGAAAATGGGAGACAACTTTGGCGCCAAGTGGTTCCGGATGGCGGAGGCGGCGAGGCGCTGCCGTCGGTTGCCGATTCGGCGCTTGCTCTTCCGACGCCCGCATGCGATGCCGATGGAGTCTGCGCCCTGTTCGGAACCGGAGATCTGGCCTGTTTTTCCCACGACGGCAAATTGCGATGGAAGAACTTTCTTCAACGCCCGGTGATTGGATACGGCCATGCTTCGTCGCCTGCGATATGGAATAAGATGGTGTTCATCCAGCTTGACTGGCAGGAGAATGGCAAGGTGCTGTGTCTGGACGGCACGTCCGGAAAGACGATCTGGGAACGCCAACGCTCGCGCGGCGCATCGTGGTCGTCGCCAATCGTGATCCCAGAAGCCGACGGGTCGCCGATCTGGGTCGCCAATGCAAATGGGTCTATCACCGGATTCGACAAAAAGGGACAGGTCGTGTGGGATCTGGACGGCGTCACCGGCCAAGTCGCGCCATCCCCGACTTGGGCCGACAATCGCTTGTACCTTCTGAACGTCGGGTCGAGCCTGATGTGCTATGGAGGCGCCACAAATCCGAAGTTGCTCTGGCAATACAAAAAAGGATTGAGCGAGACATCGAGCCCGCTGGTCACGCACGGCCTTTTATTCATGGCGGTCACACCCGGATCGCTGGTCTGCCTGGATGCAACGACGGGCGAGCAGCAATGGAAGCAGCGGGCACCGGGGGCTTACGCCTCGCTCGTCGGCAGTGGCGACCGCGTCTATTGCATGGGTCGGGATGGAACGACGCTCGTCGTTGCGGCCGAACGAACTTTTCGCCAGATCGCGCTGTGCGAATTGAGCGATGGGGCTGACGCCACCCCCGCAATGGCTGACGGCAGGATGTTCATCCGCAGCAACCACTTTCTCTGGTGCCTGGGCACGAAGAAATTGCAATAG
- a CDS encoding OsmC family protein produces MGMTVTLDRMIHTIATHDGLGKELDLGECANAGGDLSPIDVLAMSLASCVLLVMAKAARAKAIDLTGAWAAVSDDVKEYKIKSITVTIHSPQSPSETDRSFLEKESHACPVYLAVQDNINVNLTFAWGCEAARPANCRPAPQAAACAQTTN; encoded by the coding sequence ATGGGAATGACCGTGACCCTCGACCGGATGATTCACACGATCGCCACCCACGACGGATTGGGAAAGGAACTCGATCTCGGGGAATGCGCCAATGCGGGTGGAGATCTCAGTCCGATCGACGTTTTGGCAATGAGCCTGGCGTCGTGCGTCTTGCTTGTTATGGCCAAAGCAGCACGGGCCAAAGCGATTGATCTGACCGGCGCCTGGGCAGCGGTTTCCGACGATGTAAAAGAGTATAAGATCAAGTCTATCACCGTGACAATCCATTCTCCGCAATCTCCGTCGGAGACAGACCGCTCATTTCTGGAAAAGGAAAGTCACGCGTGTCCGGTTTATCTGGCCGTTCAGGACAATATCAACGTGAATCTGACGTTTGCGTGGGGCTGCGAGGCCGCGCGGCCGGCGAATTGCCGACCCGCCCCGCAAGCGGCGGCGTGCGCTCAAACCACGAATTGA